The following proteins are co-located in the Carassius auratus strain Wakin chromosome 7, ASM336829v1, whole genome shotgun sequence genome:
- the LOC113105388 gene encoding cbp/p300-interacting transactivator 1-like: MKDRDSLSLLHYSGSGKTSPQFPSAALHPSSPVLGKPQTFCLQSGQHLIASMQLQKLNSHYQNLSSATTAGPGRGYGATMLAPGQIPSPGASQAPGIIDSDPVDEEVLMSLVVELGLDRANELPELWLGQNEFDFIADVPAGC; encoded by the coding sequence ATGAAGGAtcgtgactctctctctctcctgcactACTCTGGTTCAGGCAAGACGAGCCCTCAGTTCCCCTCCGCTGCCCTCCATCCCAGCTCCCCCGTGTTGGGAAAACCCCAGACATTCTGCCTGCAGTCCGGCCAGCATCTCATAGCCTCCATGCAGCTCCAGAAACTCAACAGCCACTATCAGAATCTGTCCTCTGCAACCACAGCCGGACCCGGTAGAGGGTACGGAGCCACCATGCTGGCCCCAGGACAGATCCCCTCCCCCGGGGCTTCACAGGCACCTGGGATCATTGATTCGGATCCGGTCGATGAGGAAGTTCTGATGTCACTTGTGGTGGAGCTGGGTTTGGACCGTGCCAATGAGCTTCCGGAGCTATGGCTGGGTCAGAACGAGTTTGACTTCATCGCGGATGTGCCGGCTGGGTGCTGA